Proteins from a single region of Haliaeetus albicilla chromosome Z, bHalAlb1.1, whole genome shotgun sequence:
- the RNF170 gene encoding E3 ubiquitin-protein ligase RNF170 isoform X3: MSCPVCLQQATFPIETNCGHLFCGSCIIAYWRYGSWLGAIRCPICRQTVTLFLPLFGEDQQDATQVFQDVNDYNRRFSGQPRSIMERIMDLPTLLRHAFREMFSVGGLFWMFRIRIFLCLLGALLYLASPLDFLPEALFGILGFLDDFFVIFLLLIYISIMYREVVTQRLNR, from the exons ATGTCCTGTCCAGTCTGTTTGCAACAGGCTACATTTCCTATAGAAACAAACTGTGGACATCTCTTCTGTG GTTCCTGCATTATTGCCTACTGGAGGTATGGCTCATGGCTTGGTGCCATCCGTTGTCCAATCTGCAGACAAACG GTAACATTGTTTTTACCACTCTTTGGTGAAGATCAGCAGGATGCAACCCAAGTATTTCAAGATGTTAATGATTACAATCGGAGATTCTCAGGACAGCCCAGATCT ATTATGGAAAGAATTATGGATCTGCCCACTTTATTGCGGCATGCTTTCAGGGAGATGTTTTCTGTTGGGGGCCTCTTCTGGATGTTTCGCATCAGAATATTCCTCTGCTTGCTTGGAGCCTTGCTCTACCTGGCTTCACCTCTGGATTTTCTTCCTGAGGCCCTCTTTGGAATTCTGGGGTTCTTGGATgatttctttgtcatttttcttctactgaTATATATCTCTATCATGTACCGAGAAGTGGTAACACAGCGGCTGAATAGATGA